Genomic window (Chondrocystis sp. NIES-4102):
GCTGCTTCGGGTTGAGATGAAGCATTGTTATTGGTATTAGCATTGTTAGCATTATTAGTAGAATCTCCTCCCTGACATGAGGTTAAGAACATACCAGCACTCATGCACAACAAAGGCAATATTAATTTGCATGATAAACTTTGCCGTTGAAAAACTACTCTTTTAATATCTTTCATATCAAAAATTTTTAGTTTCACTCCCATCCAGGTTTAATAGATTGGAATTGTACTCGAAATATCAAATATGATCTGTCTATTAAGATAAAAAAAAACTTTTCTTAAACTTGAACGGAGAGGGGGGGATTCGAACCCCCGATGAAGTTTACACCCCATAACTCCTTAGCAGGGAGCCGCTTTCAACCGCTCAGCCACCTCTCCATTAGAGTACCGAGTTTGAATTATAGCAGATTTATTTTAGTTTAGGGAAGTAAGCTAGCTATTTTTAATTCACTTGAAGATTTAATTCAAGGGCAAACAGCTTAAATGCCTAGGAATCGAGTAATTTATCTGGAATTGTAAAATTTTAATTAAAGCTTAACCTGAGCAATTTACAATCAATAATTATTCGGTTCTAAATTTCACTGAATCAGCATGGGAAGATAGACCTTCAGCTTGAGCCAAAATTTGAATTGTGCTAGACATCTTCTTGAGAGCAGAAGAAGAATATTGAATTAGGCTAGAGTGTTTCATAAAAGTTTCCACACCCAAAGCGGAAGCGTAACGGGCTGCGCCTGAAGTAGGTAAGGTATGATTGGGCCCTGCTAGATAATCTCCTACAGCTTCTGGGGTAGAATTACCCAAAAATATAGCCCCTGCGTGCCGAATTTGTTCAAGTAAATCCCAAGGCTCTGCCACTTCTAGTTCTAAATGTTCAGGAGCAAATAAATTAGATAGCTCTACCGCTTCGGGTAAAGAATCAACCACCACAATTAAACCGTAATTAGCGAGCGCTTTTTCTGTTAGTAGTTTACGAGGATGATTTGCTAATTGTTCATTTACCGCTTGTTGTACAAGCTCGGCTAAATTATTATCAGTAGTGATTAAAATTGCTGCTGCCATCGGATCATGTTCTGCTTGAGCCAATAAATCTGCTGCTACATAAGTCGGATTTGCAGTTTCATCGGCAATAATCAACACTTCCGAAGGCCCAGCCAAAGAATCAATACCCACAGTCCCATAGACCATCTTTTTTGCTAAAGTTACATAGATATTACCTGGGCCAGTAATTAAATCAACTTTAGGGATTGTTTGAGTTCCATAAGCCAATGCTGCTACCGCTTGCGCCCCGCCTATGCGATAAATTTCTTCAATTCCTGCTTCTTGGGCTGCGACTAAAACCGCAGGATTAATTTTACCGTCTTGGGCTGTGGGAGTCACCATTACAATACGAGGAACTTTAGCAACTTTTGCAGGAATAGCATTCATCAATACCGTACTAGGATAAGCTGCTCTCCCCCCTGGTACATAAAGCCCTGCTCGATCCACAGGAGTATAGCGTTTGCCTAAAACTACCTCATCTTCTTCAAATTTTACCCAAGACTTAGGAACTCGTTGACGATGAAAAGCTTCTATTTTCTGACAAGCTAACTGAATGGCACGTAGTAAATCTTTTGATATCTGTTGATAGGCAGCATCTAATTCAGATCCAGTTACTCGCAACTGATCTGCTGTATAAACTTGTCGATCAAACTTTTCTGTATATTCTAATAAAGCCTGATCGCCATATTTTTTGACGTTGGTAATAATTTCTTTGACAACAGCTTCTTGGGGCTGCATATCATCCCCATTATTGCGATCGCCGATTCGTTTTAATTCTGTTTGTGCCTCAGTTTGCCGATCAATAATTCGCAGCATCGAGATCCCCATAATCTATAATTGAGCTAGTGAGCCTTTACTTTTTATTTATTATAGAAATCTTTACAGTAAGAGTCTCATTATTTTCCTAGCTTAACGTGAATTGCTATTGACTTGCTCCTTTTAGCAGTTAATATTTTTTTGCTCAATTTTAATTTATCCCCATATATATGCTTGACAGCACTTAAGAATAATTGCTAGACTGTAAAATCCAATTCTATATGTATTTCCAAAATTACTTAGCAAAGCAAATTTCTGTTAATAAAAACCTGTGGCTAATTCTAAATCGGCAATAAAACGTATCAGAACAGCAGAGCGCAATCGTCTGCGTAATAAAGCTTATAAATCTGCCCTAAAAACCCTGACAAAAAAATATTTTGGTGCAGTAGAAACCTATGCAGCAGAACCTACGCCTGAAAATATGGAAATTGTAAATCAGGCAATGTCGGCAGCTTATAGCAAAATTGATAAAGCAGTAAAGCGTAAAGTACTTCATAAAAATAATGGAGCAAGAAAAAAGGCTCGTATAGCTAGGGTGTTGAAAAAAGCAGTCCCCGTTTCTTAGTGTGTAGCGAAGCCATATGCGATCGCGCGTTATCAAGATTCTTAAGCATCTATATATTTAAATAAAATACACCAAGTAAATGCAGTTAATAGATACCCATGTTCACATCAACTTTGATGTTTTTCAAGGGAATTTAAGCTCGTTAGAACAGCGTTGGCAGGAAGCAGGGGTAGTCCATTTAGTGCATTCTTGTGTAGAACCTAAAGAGTTTCAGGGAATACAGTCCTTAGCGGATCGTTTCCCTGAATTGTCGTTTGCGGTTGGGTTACATCCGTTAGATGTAGATCAATGGCAAGAAGAGACAGCCCGTACCATTGCCACATTGGCAGCCTCAGATAAAAGAGTAGTAGCGATCGGTGAGACAGGGTTAGACTTTTATAAAGCAGATAACCAGGCAAAACAAATTCTCGCTTTAAGAGAACAACTAAAAATAGCTAAACAGCTAAGTAAACCAGTTATTATCCACTGTCGAGACGCAGCAGTCAAACTGAAAGAAATATTAACTGATTTTTGGGCAACCGAAGGTGCAGTTGAGGGGGTGATGCATTGTTGGGGAGGAGACGAAACAGAAACCAAATGGTTTTTAGATTTAGGATTATACATAAGCTATAGCGGTATAGTGACTTTTAAGAGTGCAAAACAAGTCCAAGCAGCAGCAAAAATAGTACCAAGCGATCGCCTGTTGATCGAAACAGATTGTCCTTTTCTCGCTCCTGTGCCTTATCGAGGCAAAACCAATGAACCAGCTTATGTTCTCCAAGTAGCCAAACATATAGCTCAAATACGTGAAGCCTCTTTAGAAACTATAGCCAAACAGACAACAGAAAATGCTTGTCGTCTATTTAAAATTCAGCTACAGAGTTAGACAGCAATAAATATTGAGCCTTTAGTTACAAAATAAAAATAACATTACCAAGAGCAATAATCTTCATGACTAATCTGACTTACAATTTGCTACCAGACTTAATTGAAATTCAACGCTCTAGTTTTCGTTGGTTTCTAGAAGAGGGTTTAATAGAAGAGCTTAATAGTTTTTCACCGATTACCGACTATACAGGTAAATTTGAACTACATTTCATGGGAGAAAACTATCGCCTCAAAGAGCCAAAATACTCAATGGAGGAAGCAAAACGCCGTGATAGTACCTACAATGTGCAGGTGTATGTCCCCACTCGCCTAATAGACAAAGAAAGTGGCGAAATCAAAGAAATGGAAGTATTCGTTGGTGATTTGCCTTTGATGACAGATCGTGGCACTTTTATTATTAATGGTGCAGAAAGAGTCATTGTCAACCAGATAGTGCGATCGCCTGGAGTATATTACAAAGCGGAAACAGATAAAAATGGTCGTCGAACCTATTCAGCTTCCTTAATTCCCAACCGTGGAGCTTGGTTAAAATTTGAAACAGATAAAAATGGTTTAGTCTGGGTAAGAATCGATAAAACTCGCAAACTTTCCGCCCAAGTTTTACTCAAAGCTATAGGTTTAAGTGATAACGAAATTATGGATGGAATTCGCCATCCCGACTTTTACCAAAAAACCTTAGATAAAGAGGGTAATCCTACCGAAGAAGAAGCATTACTAGAACTATATCGCAAGCTACGTCCTGGTGAACCTCCTACTGTAAGTGGTGGTCAACAGTTATTAGAATCACGCTTTTTCGATCCTAAACGTTACGATTTAGGAAGAGTTGGACGCTATAAACTCAACAAAAAACTTCGATTAACTGTTCCTGATACCACCAGAGTTCTAACTACTACCGATATTTTGGCTGCGGTTGCCTACCTAATTAACTTAGAATTTGATGGTGGTAGTACCGATGATATCGACCACTTAGGAAATCGTCGGGTGCGCTCTGTTGGGGAACTATTACAAAACCAAG
Coding sequences:
- a CDS encoding hydrolase, TatD family protein: MQLIDTHVHINFDVFQGNLSSLEQRWQEAGVVHLVHSCVEPKEFQGIQSLADRFPELSFAVGLHPLDVDQWQEETARTIATLAASDKRVVAIGETGLDFYKADNQAKQILALREQLKIAKQLSKPVIIHCRDAAVKLKEILTDFWATEGAVEGVMHCWGGDETETKWFLDLGLYISYSGIVTFKSAKQVQAAAKIVPSDRLLIETDCPFLAPVPYRGKTNEPAYVLQVAKHIAQIREASLETIAKQTTENACRLFKIQLQS
- the rps20 gene encoding 30S ribosomal protein S20, with amino-acid sequence MANSKSAIKRIRTAERNRLRNKAYKSALKTLTKKYFGAVETYAAEPTPENMEIVNQAMSAAYSKIDKAVKRKVLHKNNGARKKARIARVLKKAVPVS
- the hisD gene encoding histidinol dehydrogenase, which translates into the protein MGISMLRIIDRQTEAQTELKRIGDRNNGDDMQPQEAVVKEIITNVKKYGDQALLEYTEKFDRQVYTADQLRVTGSELDAAYQQISKDLLRAIQLACQKIEAFHRQRVPKSWVKFEEDEVVLGKRYTPVDRAGLYVPGGRAAYPSTVLMNAIPAKVAKVPRIVMVTPTAQDGKINPAVLVAAQEAGIEEIYRIGGAQAVAALAYGTQTIPKVDLITGPGNIYVTLAKKMVYGTVGIDSLAGPSEVLIIADETANPTYVAADLLAQAEHDPMAAAILITTDNNLAELVQQAVNEQLANHPRKLLTEKALANYGLIVVVDSLPEAVELSNLFAPEHLELEVAEPWDLLEQIRHAGAIFLGNSTPEAVGDYLAGPNHTLPTSGAARYASALGVETFMKHSSLIQYSSSALKKMSSTIQILAQAEGLSSHADSVKFRTE